One stretch of Chiroxiphia lanceolata isolate bChiLan1 chromosome 1, bChiLan1.pri, whole genome shotgun sequence DNA includes these proteins:
- the GNAL gene encoding guanine nucleotide-binding protein G(olf) subunit alpha isoform X5: protein MDDYTPTDQDLLRCRVLTSGIFETRFQVDKVNFHMFDVGGQRDERRKWIQCFNDVTAIIFVVACSSYNMVIREDNNTNRLRESLDLFKSIWNNRWLRTISIILFLNKQDMLAEKVLAGKSKIEDYFPEYAHYTVPEDATPDAGEDPKVTRAKFFIRDEFLRISTASGDGRHYCYPHFTCAVDTENIRRVFNDCRDIIQRMHLRQYELL from the exons ATGGATGACTACACGCCCACAGATCAG GACCTATTAAGATGCAGAGTGTTGACATCAGGGATTTTTGAAACAAGATTTCAAGTAGATAAAGTAAATTTCCA CATGTTTGATGTAGGTGGCCAGAGagatgagagaagaaaatggatCCAATGCTTTAATG ATGTCACAGCTATCATCTTCGTTGTGGCTTGCAGCAGCTACAACATGGTAATAAGGGAAGACAATAACACAAATAGACTACGGGAATCCCTGGACCTTTTCAAAAGTATCTGGAATAACAG GTGGTTACGGACCATTTCTATCATTTTGTTCTTGAATAAACAGGACATGCTGGCTGAAAAAGTCTTGGCAGGGAAATCAAAAATTGAAGATTACTTTCCTGAATACGCGCATTATACTGTACCTGAGGATG CAACACCAGATGCAGGAGAAGACCCCAAAGTCACAAGAGCCAAGTTCTTCATCCGGGATGAGTTTTTA AGGATAAGTACAGCGAGTGGAGATGGCCGGCATTATTGCTACCCACACTTTACATGTGCAGTGGACACAGAAAATATCCGCAGAGTGTTCAACGACTGTCGAGACATCATTCAAAGGATGCATCTCCGCCAGTACGAACTCTTGTGA
- the MPPE1 gene encoding metallophosphoesterase 1, whose protein sequence is MLSYSSTTVKNLPLKKRLCFLLKLVGFVTSVFIFCEFLIYYVVIFQCCWPEVKGGAPMGEKETSASVLKAMILADTHLLGEIKGHWFDKLRREWQMERSFQTALWLLQPDIVFILGDIFDEGKWSSPQAWADDVRRFRKMFKYPVSTELVVIVGNHDIGFHYEMTTYKVNRFEKVFNLTSGKLITRKGINFVLVNSVAMDGDGCAVCSTSEAKLVALSHKLNCSLQKPNHSNKRCSDVEELPASEPILLQHYPLYRKSDAECSGEDSAPPEEKNTPFKEKYDVLSQEASQKLIWWFHPRLILSGHTHSACEVLHAGKIPEISVPSFSWRNRNNPSFIMGSITPTDFSLQKCFLPYESRVFTIYCAAGALFVILILAHVQLLTPPFYFAQRLISKHKAV, encoded by the exons ATGCTGAGCTATAGCTCGACTACTGTGAAGAATCTTCCTCTGAAGAAGAggctctgttttctgctgaaactCGTGGGCTTTGTCACCTCAGTGTTCatattttgtgaatttttaatttattatgtGGTGATTTTTCAATGCTGCTGGCCAGAAGTGAAAGGTGGAGCTCCCATGGGTGAAAAAGAGACTTCAGCTTCAGTCCTAAAGGCCATGATTTTAGCTGATACTCACCTACTTGGTGAAATCAAAGGACATTGGTTTGATAAACTAAGAAg ggAATGGCAGATGGAGAGATCTTTCCAAACTGCCTTATGGTTACTGCAGCCAGATATTGTTTTTATTCTGGGAGATATCTTTGATGAAGGCAAATGGAGCTCACCTCAG GCATGGGCAGATGATGTCAGGAGATTTCGGAAAATGTTCAAGTATCCAGTTTCTACTGAGCTAGTGGTCATCGTTGGGAATCATGACATTGGATTTCATTATGA AATGACTACCTACAAGGTAAATCGATTTGAAAAGGTTTTCAACTTGACTTCAGGAAAGCTAATAACTCGGAAAGGAATAAA ctttgtCCTGGTGAACAGTGTAGCCATGGACGGTGATGGCTGTGCTGTCTGCAGTACCTCAGAGGCAAAGCTTGTGGCACTTTCTCACAAACTGAATTGCTCCCTGCAG aaaCCAAATCATTCCAACAAAAGATGCAGTGATGTGGAAGAGCTTCCAGCTTCAGAACCCATTCTTTTACAG CATTACCCTCTCTATCGGAAAAGTGATGCTGAATGCAGTGGAGAAGATTCTGCTCCTCCAGAGGAGAAGAACACCCCCTTTAAAGAAAAGTATGATGTACTGTCTCAAGAGGCATCACAAAAG CTGATATGGTGGTTTCACCCCCGTTTGATTCTCAGTGGGCACACACATAGTGCTTGTGAAGTGCTGCATGCAGGGAAAATTCCAGAAATCAGCGTCCCGTCATTCAGTTGGAGGAATAGAAACAATCCTAGTTTCATCATg ggCAGCATAACACCAACTGACTTCTCCCTCCAAAAATGCTTCCTTCCATATGAGAGCAGAGTCTTTACTATATACTGTGCAGCAGGTGCTCTGTTTGTGATCCTGATACtagctcatgttcagcttctcaCTCCACCGTTTTATTTTGCTCAGCGTTTAATCAGTAAGCATAAAGCAGTATGA